A region of Rhodohalobacter barkolensis DNA encodes the following proteins:
- a CDS encoding acyl-CoA thioesterase, giving the protein MQTYSKTFEVKWADMDPNRHMRHSVYNDYAAQTRVGMFSDFDLSITEIGRLGFGPVLFREETQFLREINLLETIRVTCALTTMRRDGSRWSFQHEIFKGGENSIKAAQINVDGAWLDLNCRKLGVPTPELQKVMNRFPKTSNYEWLPDKT; this is encoded by the coding sequence ATGCAAACCTACAGCAAAACTTTTGAGGTGAAATGGGCAGATATGGATCCCAACCGCCACATGCGTCACTCTGTGTACAATGATTATGCCGCTCAAACACGTGTTGGAATGTTCTCTGATTTCGACCTCTCCATAACCGAGATCGGCCGTTTGGGTTTCGGGCCTGTCCTTTTCCGTGAAGAGACACAATTTTTGAGAGAAATTAATCTGCTTGAAACCATCAGAGTTACCTGCGCATTGACTACGATGCGCCGGGACGGCTCACGCTGGAGCTTTCAACATGAAATTTTCAAAGGCGGTGAAAACTCTATCAAAGCAGCACAAATCAATGTAGACGGTGCCTGGCTGGATTTGAACTGCCGGAAGTTAGGTGTGCCAACCCCGGAGTTGCAGAAAGTTATGAACCGATTCCCAAAAACCTCGAATTATGAATGGTTACCTGATAAAACGTAA
- a CDS encoding GNAT family N-acetyltransferase has translation MNHKVLNKNSRKEVTNLFRSAFSDSEGESEGRLIGNLVSELCLNIDNQEIICFGTFENGSIIGSIFFTRLQFKDNIRVYMLAPVAVSTNRQGKGVGQKLIKYGLNNLKSRSVDVVTTYGDPSYYSRVGFRPLSESTIAAPLKLSMPEGWLGLSLTGEPIPAIDERPTCVREFNNPVYW, from the coding sequence ATGAATCACAAGGTTCTGAATAAAAACAGCCGGAAAGAAGTGACAAATCTCTTTAGGTCGGCTTTCTCCGATTCAGAGGGTGAAAGTGAAGGCCGGCTGATTGGCAATCTTGTCTCAGAACTTTGCTTAAACATTGATAATCAGGAGATCATCTGTTTCGGCACCTTTGAAAATGGATCCATCATTGGGTCGATTTTCTTTACTCGTCTTCAGTTTAAGGATAATATTCGGGTTTACATGCTTGCACCTGTTGCAGTCAGCACAAACCGTCAGGGAAAAGGCGTTGGGCAGAAGCTCATCAAGTACGGTCTTAACAATCTTAAAAGCCGGTCCGTGGATGTCGTTACCACATATGGCGATCCATCTTACTATTCCAGGGTAGGATTCCGGCCTCTGTCAGAAAGTACGATTGCTGCTCCGCTGAAGCTTTCGATGCCTGAAGGATGGCTCGGTCTCTCGTTAACAGGAGAGCCGATCCCTGCTATCGATGAACGCCCTACATGCGTAAGAGAGTTCAACAATCCTGTTTATTGGTAG
- the trxA gene encoding thioredoxin, which produces MAAEHLTKESFLKKVFDYENNQEWNFKGEKPAIIDFYADWCGPCKMVAPVIEELSENYEGLVDIYKIDTEAEQELAAVFGIRSIPSILFIPVDGQPQMAAGALPKAQFIKLIEEKFEVKAPA; this is translated from the coding sequence ATGGCTGCTGAACATTTAACTAAAGAGAGTTTCCTGAAAAAGGTTTTTGATTACGAAAACAATCAAGAATGGAATTTTAAAGGTGAAAAACCTGCGATCATCGACTTTTACGCCGATTGGTGCGGCCCCTGCAAAATGGTAGCTCCTGTTATTGAAGAGTTATCCGAAAATTATGAGGGTTTAGTTGATATCTATAAAATTGATACCGAAGCAGAACAAGAACTGGCTGCAGTTTTCGGGATCCGAAGTATCCCATCTATACTTTTTATCCCAGTTGACGGTCAGCCGCAAATGGCTGCAGGTGCCTTACCAAAAGCTCAGTTCATTAAACTGATCGAAGAGAAATTCGAAGTTAAAGCACCCGCTTGA
- a CDS encoding alcohol dehydrogenase, whose product MKAAQIKEAGSDFEIVDLPVPKPSAREVLIKVEACGICHSDAMVKDGLFPGIEYPRVPGHEVVGIVEETGSEISNWNKGDRVGVGWHGGHCFHCDPCRRGDFINCENGKVAGISYDGGYAEYMTAREEALARVPEDLSSEEAAPLLCAGITTFNALRNSGARPGDLVAVQGIGGLGHLAVQYAAKMGFKTVAISTSDDKKKLAEDLGAHRFINAKKENAVEVLQEMGGAKVVIATAPNTDIIGEIVGGLGLEGNLIVLAATGETFEVSPFSLIMGRKKVSGWPSGTAKDSEDTLNFSAMTGSKPMIETFSLDKANEAYAHMINNKARFRTVLTMG is encoded by the coding sequence ATGAAAGCAGCCCAGATTAAAGAAGCCGGAAGTGATTTTGAAATTGTAGATCTGCCGGTTCCAAAACCGTCAGCCAGGGAAGTTTTGATTAAAGTTGAAGCGTGTGGGATTTGCCACAGCGATGCCATGGTGAAAGATGGTCTCTTCCCGGGCATTGAATATCCCCGTGTGCCGGGACACGAAGTTGTTGGGATTGTTGAGGAGACCGGTTCGGAAATCAGTAACTGGAATAAAGGCGACCGGGTGGGCGTTGGTTGGCACGGCGGACACTGCTTTCATTGCGATCCCTGCAGGCGAGGTGATTTTATAAATTGTGAAAACGGAAAGGTAGCGGGTATCAGTTACGATGGCGGATATGCTGAATACATGACGGCTCGTGAAGAAGCTCTCGCAAGAGTTCCCGAGGATCTCTCCTCCGAAGAGGCCGCGCCCCTATTATGCGCTGGAATTACCACGTTTAATGCTCTAAGAAATTCCGGAGCACGCCCCGGTGATCTGGTAGCTGTTCAGGGAATTGGTGGCCTGGGACATCTGGCCGTTCAGTATGCAGCTAAAATGGGTTTCAAAACCGTGGCCATTTCCACAAGCGATGACAAGAAAAAGCTTGCTGAAGATCTAGGAGCGCACAGATTTATCAACGCTAAAAAAGAGAACGCGGTTGAAGTTTTGCAGGAGATGGGTGGTGCAAAAGTGGTAATAGCTACCGCACCTAACACGGATATTATCGGCGAAATTGTAGGCGGACTTGGCCTGGAGGGAAACCTGATTGTACTTGCGGCTACAGGGGAGACCTTTGAAGTTTCGCCTTTCAGCTTAATTATGGGGCGCAAAAAAGTATCAGGCTGGCCAAGCGGTACGGCAAAGGATTCGGAAGATACGCTCAACTTTAGTGCAATGACGGGTTCCAAGCCGATGATTGAAACGTTTTCCCTAGATAAGGCGAATGAAGCGTATGCTCATATGATCAATAACAAAGCCCGTTTTAGAACGGTATTGACGATGGGATGA
- a CDS encoding lysozyme inhibitor LprI family protein, whose translation MKLFIFISLALITNLHSASFAQNNNPRSITQDDSLKIENTISKELEQLGDSLRVLDKFYLDEQFIEFKSDTFAIERRREMRMEINWSTAGMNNASYAAEREYDQLLNKYYQKLLGKLDDEDKEILRQSQRNWIRFRDSERDVNYMLTDWQYSGGGTIQTTINANHHLEITKHRVIELYRYLSRFM comes from the coding sequence ATGAAATTGTTCATATTCATCAGTTTAGCTCTCATTACCAATCTCCATTCAGCAAGCTTTGCCCAAAATAATAACCCCAGATCCATCACACAGGATGATTCCCTAAAAATCGAGAACACCATTTCAAAGGAATTGGAACAGCTTGGAGACTCTTTAAGGGTTCTTGATAAATTTTATTTAGATGAACAGTTCATTGAATTTAAATCCGATACTTTTGCCATTGAAAGGAGAAGAGAAATGAGGATGGAGATCAATTGGAGTACAGCGGGTATGAATAATGCTTCGTATGCCGCCGAAAGGGAGTATGACCAACTACTGAACAAGTACTATCAAAAATTACTGGGGAAACTCGATGATGAAGACAAAGAAATTTTAAGACAATCACAGAGAAACTGGATCCGTTTTCGGGACTCGGAACGTGACGTGAACTATATGCTCACAGATTGGCAATATTCCGGGGGCGGAACTATTCAAACAACAATCAATGCCAACCATCACTTAGAAATCACAAAACATCGAGTTATTGAACTTTATCGATATTTAAGCCGCTTCATGTAG
- the katG gene encoding catalase/peroxidase HPI — protein MSNKENQNTANNESKCPFHNGSMEVKETAGAGTKIRDWWPNRLDLDVLRQHSSLSNPMGEDFDYAEEFKSLDLNEVKKDLHELMTDSQDWWPADWGHYGPLFIRMAWHSAGTYRVADGRGGGSTGNQRFAPVNSWPDNVSLDKARRLLWPIKEKYGRKLSWADLMILTGNVALESMGFETFGFGGGREDIYEPEKDINWGPEHEWLGDERHDEDGNLKGRLAADHMGLIYVNPEGPNGEPDPKKAAKFIRQSFKRMAMNDEETVALIAGGHTFGKVHGAAPEEHNGPDPEKAPMEEMGLGWKSNYGTGKGADTITSGLEGAWTNEPLKWDMGFYENLFEYKWELTKSPAGKWQWTPKDGKGDGTVPDAHIEGKKNAPIMLTTDIAMIADPEYRKISEKFYNDPEYFADVFARAWFKLVHRDMGPKSRYLGPEVPEEDLIWQDPIPEVDHELIENQDIENLKEKILNTGLSVSELVSTAWASASTYRDSDKRGGANGARVRLEPQKNWDVNNPRQLEKVLGKLEGVQKEFNEAQSGKKKVSLADLIVLGGCAAIEKAAKDAGHDVEVPFTPGRTDATAEQTDVESFEWMKPEADGFRNYFKPHARRNATAEEMLVDKAQLMKLTAPEMTVLVGGMRVLDTNWDGTRHGVFTDKPGALSNDFFRNLLDLSNEWKATSEEGDLFEGRHRDSGEVKWTATRADLIFGSNSELRAVAEVYGSSDSEEKFLKDFVKAWDKVMKLDRFDLK, from the coding sequence ATGTCTAATAAGGAAAATCAAAATACTGCAAACAACGAAAGTAAATGCCCGTTTCACAATGGGTCTATGGAAGTAAAAGAGACAGCCGGTGCCGGAACCAAAATCAGGGATTGGTGGCCGAACCGTTTGGATCTTGACGTTCTGCGTCAGCACTCATCTCTCTCAAACCCAATGGGTGAAGATTTTGACTATGCGGAAGAGTTCAAATCTTTGGACTTGAATGAAGTTAAGAAAGATCTCCATGAACTGATGACCGACTCACAAGACTGGTGGCCGGCCGATTGGGGACACTATGGACCGCTCTTTATCCGTATGGCATGGCACAGTGCCGGAACCTATCGTGTAGCTGATGGCCGCGGTGGAGGAAGTACAGGAAATCAGAGATTTGCACCGGTAAACAGCTGGCCCGATAATGTAAGCCTCGATAAAGCTCGCCGACTGCTATGGCCTATCAAAGAGAAGTATGGCCGCAAGTTGTCTTGGGCTGACCTGATGATTCTGACCGGAAACGTTGCGCTTGAATCGATGGGTTTTGAAACGTTTGGTTTTGGTGGCGGACGCGAAGATATTTACGAGCCTGAAAAAGATATTAACTGGGGTCCGGAACACGAATGGCTTGGTGATGAGCGTCACGATGAAGACGGTAATCTGAAAGGCCGACTTGCTGCCGATCATATGGGACTGATCTATGTGAATCCGGAAGGGCCAAACGGAGAGCCTGATCCGAAGAAAGCGGCGAAATTCATTCGTCAGTCATTCAAGAGAATGGCGATGAACGACGAAGAGACCGTAGCACTGATTGCCGGCGGACACACATTTGGTAAAGTTCACGGTGCGGCTCCCGAAGAGCACAACGGACCCGATCCGGAGAAAGCTCCGATGGAAGAGATGGGGCTTGGCTGGAAGAGCAACTACGGAACTGGAAAAGGTGCCGATACCATTACCAGTGGACTGGAAGGCGCATGGACAAATGAGCCTCTAAAATGGGATATGGGTTTCTATGAAAACCTGTTTGAGTATAAGTGGGAACTGACCAAGAGCCCGGCCGGAAAATGGCAATGGACACCCAAAGACGGTAAGGGTGACGGAACCGTGCCCGATGCTCACATCGAAGGGAAGAAAAACGCCCCGATAATGCTTACAACCGATATAGCAATGATCGCGGATCCTGAGTACAGAAAGATCTCCGAAAAATTTTACAACGATCCGGAATACTTCGCTGATGTTTTTGCAAGAGCATGGTTTAAACTTGTTCACCGCGATATGGGACCAAAATCCAGATATCTTGGACCTGAAGTACCGGAAGAAGATCTGATCTGGCAGGATCCGATTCCTGAAGTGGATCACGAACTGATTGAAAATCAGGATATCGAAAATCTGAAAGAAAAGATTTTGAATACTGGCCTGTCAGTTTCTGAACTGGTTTCCACAGCATGGGCTTCTGCATCGACCTACCGTGATTCTGACAAGCGTGGCGGAGCAAATGGTGCTCGTGTTCGTTTGGAACCACAGAAAAATTGGGACGTGAACAATCCGCGTCAACTGGAAAAAGTACTCGGCAAACTCGAAGGAGTTCAGAAAGAGTTTAACGAAGCACAGTCAGGAAAGAAGAAAGTTTCATTGGCAGACTTGATCGTACTTGGCGGATGCGCAGCCATTGAAAAAGCCGCGAAAGATGCCGGTCACGATGTTGAGGTTCCGTTCACTCCGGGACGAACCGATGCTACTGCAGAGCAGACTGATGTGGAGTCATTCGAATGGATGAAGCCTGAAGCAGACGGTTTCCGTAACTACTTCAAGCCGCACGCCAGACGAAATGCAACAGCAGAAGAGATGCTTGTTGACAAGGCTCAGCTGATGAAACTGACTGCACCTGAAATGACCGTACTGGTAGGCGGAATGCGCGTGCTCGATACCAACTGGGACGGAACCCGACATGGTGTGTTTACCGACAAACCGGGTGCTCTGTCCAACGACTTCTTCAGAAATCTGCTCGACCTGAGTAACGAATGGAAGGCAACTTCTGAAGAGGGAGATCTTTTTGAAGGACGCCATCGCGACAGCGGAGAAGTGAAGTGGACGGCAACCCGTGCCGATCTGATCTTCGGTTCAAACTCTGAACTGCGAGCCGTGGCTGAAGTGTACGGAAGCTCAGACTCTGAGGAGAAATTCCTCAAAGACTTTGTGAAAGCGTGGGATAAAGTGATGAAACTGGATCGTTTTGATCTGAAGTAA
- a CDS encoding four helix bundle protein: MNKQQLEDRLINFAVQIITLSDDISPTKAGNHLAGQLIRSGTSPALNYGESRSAESMKDFIHKLQVILKELRESYISLKILSKARLIRDVKVQNQVIKECDELIPIFVKSIQTSKGKL, translated from the coding sequence ATGAACAAACAACAGTTAGAAGATCGGTTGATAAATTTTGCAGTACAGATTATAACTTTATCAGATGATATTTCACCAACCAAGGCCGGAAATCATCTGGCAGGGCAATTGATTAGATCCGGAACTTCACCGGCACTGAATTATGGAGAATCCAGAAGTGCAGAATCAATGAAAGATTTTATACATAAACTTCAGGTTATTTTGAAGGAGTTAAGGGAGTCTTACATTAGTTTAAAGATTTTATCAAAGGCGCGACTTATTCGTGATGTAAAAGTTCAAAATCAGGTAATCAAAGAGTGTGATGAACTGATTCCCATATTTGTTAAGAGCATTCAAACTTCAAAAGGAAAGCTTTAA
- a CDS encoding M14 family metallopeptidase: MNAIKLLLTSLLFLLITSPAASQLLNDRFQFDPELPYNSDVTSPADFLGYQPGEEYSHHYQLGAYLKNLASESDRVSVITYGQTYEGRDLWLVIITNEENHANLEQIRENNLSLADFEGLSSNEAAELAEDHPAIVWLSYGVHGNEASSAEAALQTAYRLAAAEDDESARFRDESVVIIDPILNADGRDRYVTWYKSSQANMLNTDAADLEHDEIWPGGRTNHYWFDLNRDWVWLVHPESRGRIAEYQKWMPQVHLDIHEQGFNNNYFTMPGTTPRNLQLPDDYEEWSDRFGRGTIEEFDKHNINYATTEGFDFFYPGYGSSYPSLMGGIGMLAEQGGHSRGGRAVETEEGYILTLEQRIFDHYKNSVATVRTAVENREELLNYFRESLNPANSKVETKAYILPDNPNDHTYDVIDIMLKQGVKVERAGENFSLRNAFDYWDNEPQRRSFSEGDFIIRTNQTKHMFITTLFEPEMAIEDSVMYDMSVWSIPMAYNLDAARVNDDPSVSTSVVDEAPAREKGVINPSAEYAFVIDWNQPTAPKALGELWRRGYKVRSAEKIFTKDGVEFSRGSLIVMLGRNYDKRSDASRDMQEIADYAGVIIRGLETGRMDSGMDLASRSSTVLDQPKVAMVIDQPFNSYTAGQIWFQFDQNVEYGISRIRSHRLASIDLDEYDVIILPGQGGSAPHYGESQQQAVKEWVERGGTLVATEASSHSLTQDRMEWINVELVKEEEEDEDAPDVAAYTPYEARVDTFGLRRIPGASFKSHVDVTNPLAFGVKEKLYSLTYNTDQMVPSSSYQVVGYYEKDPENLLVSGYASQENIQKAAGNVFAGVASMGRGKVVLLADNTQYRMFWRGPERLMINAVMLMPSM, from the coding sequence ATGAATGCAATAAAGCTACTCCTTACTTCTCTACTGTTTCTGCTCATTACATCACCGGCGGCTTCTCAATTACTGAATGACCGATTTCAATTCGATCCGGAGCTGCCTTACAATTCTGATGTTACATCACCGGCAGACTTTTTAGGATATCAGCCGGGCGAAGAGTACAGCCACCATTATCAGCTGGGTGCCTATCTTAAAAATCTGGCTTCGGAAAGCGATCGGGTTTCGGTAATAACCTACGGTCAAACCTATGAGGGTCGTGATCTATGGTTGGTTATCATCACCAATGAAGAGAATCATGCCAACCTGGAGCAGATCCGGGAAAACAACCTGAGCCTTGCCGATTTTGAAGGGTTGAGTAGCAATGAAGCAGCTGAATTGGCGGAAGATCATCCAGCTATTGTATGGCTCAGTTATGGAGTGCATGGAAATGAAGCGTCCAGCGCAGAAGCGGCTCTTCAGACAGCCTATCGATTGGCTGCGGCCGAAGACGATGAGTCGGCCCGGTTCAGAGATGAATCTGTCGTCATTATCGATCCGATCTTAAATGCAGATGGACGCGATCGATACGTAACGTGGTATAAATCGTCACAGGCGAATATGCTCAATACGGATGCCGCCGACCTGGAGCATGATGAGATCTGGCCGGGCGGACGAACCAATCACTACTGGTTCGACTTGAACCGCGATTGGGTGTGGCTGGTTCATCCCGAATCGAGAGGCCGAATTGCGGAGTATCAGAAATGGATGCCGCAGGTTCACCTCGATATTCACGAGCAGGGCTTTAACAACAACTACTTTACCATGCCGGGTACCACACCTCGAAACCTTCAGCTTCCGGATGATTACGAAGAGTGGAGCGATCGGTTTGGTCGCGGCACCATCGAAGAGTTCGACAAGCACAATATCAACTACGCCACTACGGAAGGTTTTGATTTTTTCTATCCCGGTTATGGCTCTTCTTACCCGAGCCTGATGGGCGGAATAGGGATGCTGGCCGAGCAGGGCGGACACAGTCGTGGTGGTCGGGCCGTTGAGACGGAAGAGGGATACATCTTAACATTGGAGCAGCGTATTTTCGACCACTATAAAAACAGTGTGGCTACGGTACGAACAGCCGTGGAAAACAGAGAAGAGTTGCTGAACTACTTCCGCGAATCGCTTAATCCGGCCAATTCAAAAGTTGAAACGAAAGCGTATATCCTGCCGGATAATCCAAACGATCACACCTATGATGTTATCGACATTATGCTGAAGCAGGGTGTGAAAGTGGAGCGTGCCGGAGAAAATTTTTCACTACGAAACGCTTTTGATTACTGGGATAATGAGCCACAGCGGCGCTCATTCAGTGAAGGGGATTTTATTATTCGCACCAATCAAACCAAACACATGTTTATCACTACGCTGTTTGAGCCGGAGATGGCCATTGAAGATTCGGTAATGTACGACATGTCTGTCTGGTCCATTCCAATGGCGTATAACCTGGATGCGGCTCGTGTAAATGACGATCCATCTGTTTCAACATCGGTTGTAGATGAAGCTCCTGCCCGTGAAAAAGGTGTGATCAATCCATCAGCCGAGTATGCTTTTGTGATTGACTGGAATCAGCCAACAGCACCAAAAGCATTGGGCGAACTCTGGAGAAGAGGATATAAGGTACGTTCTGCGGAGAAGATATTTACCAAAGATGGCGTGGAGTTTTCGAGAGGTTCACTGATTGTAATGCTTGGACGGAATTACGATAAACGAAGTGATGCTAGCCGCGATATGCAGGAGATTGCCGACTATGCTGGAGTTATTATTCGCGGTTTGGAAACCGGAAGAATGGACTCAGGAATGGATCTTGCTTCACGTAGCAGTACGGTTCTGGATCAGCCAAAAGTAGCTATGGTGATTGATCAGCCCTTTAACTCCTATACAGCAGGGCAGATCTGGTTTCAGTTTGATCAAAATGTAGAATATGGTATTTCACGAATCCGATCACACAGACTCGCATCGATCGACTTGGATGAGTACGATGTCATTATTCTACCTGGTCAGGGGGGAAGTGCACCTCACTACGGTGAATCACAGCAGCAGGCAGTAAAAGAGTGGGTTGAACGCGGCGGTACGCTAGTGGCTACCGAGGCATCTTCGCACAGTCTGACCCAGGATCGCATGGAGTGGATCAATGTGGAGTTGGTAAAAGAGGAGGAAGAAGATGAGGATGCTCCGGACGTGGCAGCTTACACGCCATATGAAGCTAGGGTGGATACTTTCGGCCTTCGCAGAATCCCCGGCGCTTCATTCAAGTCTCACGTAGACGTGACCAACCCTTTGGCATTTGGAGTGAAAGAGAAGCTGTACAGTCTCACTTATAATACCGATCAGATGGTGCCATCAAGCAGCTATCAGGTAGTTGGATACTATGAAAAAGATCCGGAAAACCTGTTGGTTTCAGGTTATGCATCCCAGGAAAATATCCAGAAAGCGGCCGGAAATGTGTTTGCCGGAGTGGCTTCCATGGGAAGAGGCAAAGTTGTTCTTTTGGCAGATAACACGCAGTACCGGATGTTTTGGAGGGGTCCGGAACGGCTGATGATCAACGCAGTGATGCTGATGCCTTCGATGTAA
- a CDS encoding DUF4199 domain-containing protein translates to MEKYKTELKWGLIFTVILILWMVFEKLMGWHGENIESHAVMTNVFAIVAIVIYVVAFLDKRKNDYNGVMTWTQGFMTGFYITIVVAVLSPVAQYIIHTLISPDFFENMIDHSVQMGKMSRSEATGYFNLKSYMIQGVLGAFMMGVVTSAIVAVFTMKKSK, encoded by the coding sequence ATGGAAAAGTATAAAACAGAACTGAAGTGGGGACTGATATTTACAGTCATTTTGATTCTCTGGATGGTTTTTGAGAAGCTGATGGGGTGGCATGGTGAGAATATTGAAAGCCATGCAGTTATGACCAATGTGTTTGCTATTGTAGCAATAGTGATTTACGTGGTGGCTTTTCTTGATAAAAGGAAAAATGACTATAACGGAGTGATGACATGGACACAGGGATTTATGACCGGTTTCTATATTACGATTGTGGTAGCCGTTTTAAGTCCGGTGGCTCAATATATTATTCATACCCTGATCTCACCGGATTTTTTTGAGAACATGATTGATCATTCCGTACAGATGGGCAAGATGTCTCGCAGTGAAGCAACAGGTTATTTCAACCTGAAAAGTTATATGATACAGGGTGTTCTCGGGGCTTTTATGATGGGGGTTGTTACTTCTGCTATCGTTGCTGTATTTACGATGAAGAAATCGAAGTAA
- a CDS encoding matrixin family metalloprotease has protein sequence MTLNNLLKYLLVLIIILLAGWYFMTYEKVDRTVESDLGACNEPLSYRIGEIDSRFGISEEEVKEAMQMAVSLWSDAIDRPVAFYTEDGNIDVRFVYDERQEMIVGEMRFREQIESEQIRTDQIQREYETRRERFEQKSSEYERLASTTRNELNELNRWVREKNQNGGMTAAEEQLFLERKEEVESMQQRVLAERNELDQLADEINSYVDRLNNRIEESNELVDRYNEEYSGESRFTKATYRNTESGGMITVNQYLSKRDLYLVLAHELGHALGLVHGNDPASVMYSQMGNQEIYPIIQLSREDKRAIADKCR, from the coding sequence ATGACTCTGAATAACCTGCTCAAATATTTATTGGTCCTGATCATTATTCTGCTCGCAGGCTGGTACTTCATGACCTACGAAAAGGTCGATCGAACGGTGGAGAGTGACCTTGGTGCATGTAATGAGCCGCTCTCTTACAGAATTGGGGAAATAGATTCCCGGTTTGGAATTTCAGAAGAAGAGGTAAAGGAAGCCATGCAAATGGCAGTTTCGCTATGGTCAGACGCGATTGACCGACCGGTGGCATTCTACACAGAAGATGGAAATATTGATGTTCGTTTTGTGTATGATGAACGGCAGGAGATGATAGTCGGTGAAATGAGATTTCGGGAGCAGATTGAATCGGAGCAAATTCGAACCGATCAAATACAACGTGAGTATGAGACACGGCGTGAACGATTTGAACAAAAATCTTCTGAATATGAAAGACTGGCTTCAACAACCCGTAATGAGTTAAACGAATTAAACCGGTGGGTAAGGGAGAAAAATCAAAACGGGGGAATGACGGCTGCAGAAGAACAGCTGTTTTTAGAGCGAAAAGAAGAGGTGGAGAGTATGCAGCAACGGGTTTTGGCCGAGCGGAATGAACTGGACCAGTTGGCGGATGAGATTAATAGTTATGTAGATCGTCTGAATAACCGAATTGAGGAGAGTAATGAATTGGTGGATCGCTATAATGAGGAGTATTCGGGTGAGAGTCGCTTCACTAAAGCTACCTATCGGAATACGGAGAGTGGCGGTATGATAACCGTAAATCAGTATCTGAGTAAGAGAGACCTCTACCTGGTCCTTGCGCATGAGCTGGGACATGCACTGGGACTTGTTCATGGAAACGATCCTGCATCAGTAATGTACAGCCAGATGGGAAATCAGGAAATCTACCCAATTATTCAGCTGAGCCGAGAGGATAAACGGGCTATTGCTGATAAGTGCAGATAG